One window from the genome of Pseudomonas frederiksbergensis encodes:
- a CDS encoding hemerythrin domain-containing protein gives MNAIDLLKADHERVKAILTQLSESTDRAIKKRTELLAKLEMEVSIHTRLEEEILYPAFKQAGGKEEAEMYYEAKEEHRTVDSLVLPDLKATDPSQPEFAGRVKVVKELLEHHIEEEEKEMFPQAKKVLGKAKLDALGEQMETMKAQYKKEMSSANLAA, from the coding sequence ATGAACGCCATCGACCTGTTGAAAGCCGACCACGAACGCGTCAAAGCCATTCTCACTCAGTTGAGTGAGTCAACTGATCGCGCGATCAAGAAACGCACCGAACTGCTGGCGAAGCTGGAAATGGAAGTGTCCATCCACACCCGCCTGGAGGAAGAAATCCTCTACCCGGCGTTCAAGCAGGCAGGCGGCAAGGAAGAAGCCGAGATGTATTACGAAGCCAAGGAAGAGCACCGCACCGTCGATTCGCTGGTGCTGCCCGACCTGAAAGCCACCGATCCATCGCAGCCTGAATTTGCAGGCCGGGTCAAAGTGGTGAAAGAACTGCTGGAGCACCACATCGAGGAAGAAGAAAAGGAAATGTTCCCCCAAGCCAAGAAAGTGCTGGGCAAGGCCAAGCTGGACGCCCTGGGTGAGCAGATGGAAACCATGAAGGCGCAGTACAAGAAGGAAATGAGCAGCGCCAACCTCGCCGCTTGA
- the nuoL gene encoding NADH-quinone oxidoreductase subunit L, whose product MNLLFLTFIFPLIGFLLLSFSRGRWSENLSALVGVGSIGLSAIVTAYVIWQFNVAPPEGGAYVQVLWQWMAVEGFTPNFALYLDGLSVTMLGVVVGVGFLIHLFASWYMRGEAGYSRFFAYTNLFIASMLFLVLGDNLLFLYFGWEGVGLCSYLLIGFYYSNRNNGNAALKAFIVTRIGDVFMAIGLFILFQQLGTLNIQELLVKAPEHFKVGDFWIVLATLMLLGGAVGKSAQLPLQTWLADAMAGPTPVSALIHAATMVTAGVYLIARTHGLFALAPDILHLVGIVGGVTLVLAGFAALVQTDIKRILAYSTMSQIGYMFLALGVGAWEGAIFHLMTHAFFKALLFLASGAVIVACHHEQNIFKMGGLWKKLPLAYASFIVGGAALAALPLVTAGFYSKDEILWEAFASGNQGLLYAGLVGAFMTSLYTFRLIFIAFHGEAKTEAHAGHGIAHWLPLSVLIVLSTFVGAMITPPLADVLPQSVGHAGGEAKHSLEIASGAIALAGILLAALLFLGKRRFVTAIANSGIGRFLSAWWFAAWGFDWIYDKLFVKPYLAISHILRKDPLDQTIGLIPRMAKGGHTALSRTETGQLRWYAASMAAGAVLVIGAIVLVAV is encoded by the coding sequence ATGAACCTTCTTTTCCTGACTTTCATATTTCCCCTCATCGGTTTCCTGCTGCTGTCGTTCTCCCGTGGACGTTGGTCGGAAAACCTTTCGGCGCTGGTTGGCGTGGGTTCCATCGGCCTGTCCGCCATCGTCACGGCCTACGTGATCTGGCAATTCAACGTCGCGCCGCCGGAAGGTGGCGCGTACGTGCAGGTGCTGTGGCAGTGGATGGCGGTGGAAGGCTTCACGCCTAACTTCGCCCTCTACCTGGACGGCCTGTCGGTGACCATGCTTGGCGTGGTGGTCGGCGTGGGTTTCCTGATCCACCTGTTCGCCTCCTGGTACATGCGCGGTGAAGCCGGTTATTCGCGTTTCTTCGCCTACACCAACCTGTTCATCGCCAGCATGCTGTTCCTGGTGCTCGGCGATAACCTGTTGTTCCTGTATTTCGGCTGGGAAGGCGTGGGCCTGTGCTCGTACCTGTTGATCGGTTTCTACTACAGCAACCGCAACAACGGTAACGCCGCACTCAAGGCCTTCATCGTGACCCGGATCGGCGACGTGTTCATGGCCATCGGCCTGTTCATCCTGTTCCAGCAACTGGGTACGCTGAATATCCAGGAACTGCTGGTCAAGGCACCCGAGCACTTCAAGGTCGGTGACTTCTGGATCGTCCTGGCGACCCTGATGCTGCTGGGCGGCGCCGTCGGTAAATCCGCACAACTGCCGCTGCAAACCTGGTTGGCGGACGCGATGGCCGGCCCTACCCCGGTCTCGGCACTGATCCACGCCGCGACCATGGTAACGGCGGGCGTCTACCTGATCGCCCGTACCCACGGCCTGTTCGCCCTGGCGCCGGACATCCTGCACCTGGTCGGCATCGTCGGCGGCGTGACCCTGGTATTGGCCGGTTTTGCCGCCCTGGTACAAACCGACATCAAGCGCATCCTCGCCTACTCGACCATGAGCCAGATCGGCTACATGTTCCTGGCCCTGGGCGTCGGTGCCTGGGAAGGCGCGATCTTCCACCTGATGACCCACGCCTTCTTCAAGGCCCTGCTGTTCCTTGCCTCCGGTGCAGTGATCGTTGCCTGCCACCACGAGCAGAACATCTTCAAGATGGGCGGCCTGTGGAAGAAACTGCCGTTGGCCTACGCCAGCTTCATCGTTGGCGGCGCGGCCCTGGCGGCCCTGCCACTGGTCACCGCCGGTTTCTACTCCAAGGACGAGATCCTTTGGGAAGCGTTCGCCAGCGGTAACCAGGGTCTGCTCTATGCAGGCCTGGTGGGGGCGTTCATGACCTCGCTGTACACCTTCCGCCTGATCTTCATCGCGTTCCACGGTGAAGCCAAGACCGAAGCCCACGCCGGCCACGGCATCGCCCATTGGCTGCCGCTGTCGGTGCTGATCGTGCTGTCGACCTTCGTCGGCGCCATGATCACTCCACCGCTGGCCGATGTGCTGCCGCAAAGCGTCGGCCATGCCGGCGGCGAAGCCAAGCACAGCCTGGAAATCGCCTCGGGCGCCATCGCCCTGGCGGGTATCCTGCTGGCCGCCCTGTTGTTCCTGGGCAAGCGTCGCTTCGTCACGGCAATCGCCAACAGCGGCATCGGGCGTTTCCTTTCGGCCTGGTGGTTCGCTGCCTGGGGCTTCGATTGGATCTACGACAAACTGTTCGTCAAGCCATACCTTGCGATCAGCCACATTCTGCGCAAAGACCCGCTCGACCAGACCATTGGCCTGATCCCGCGCATGGCCAAGGGCGGCCACACTGCCCTGAGCCGTACCGAGACCGGTCAACTGCGTTGGTATGCGGCTTCCATGGCGGCTGGCGCCGTGCTGGTTATCGGCGCCATCGTGCTGGTAGCGGTCTGA
- a CDS encoding PAAR domain-containing protein encodes MDCSTPGHGRTVIAEGHPTFEDNGVPVAFDGHRCACGCALISSMPGAGAS; translated from the coding sequence GTGGACTGCTCGACTCCAGGTCACGGCCGGACGGTCATCGCCGAAGGTCACCCTACATTCGAAGACAATGGTGTGCCGGTGGCTTTTGACGGTCATCGTTGCGCCTGTGGTTGTGCGCTGATTTCGTCGATGCCTGGCGCGGGGGCCAGTTAA
- the nuoK gene encoding NADH-quinone oxidoreductase subunit NuoK, translating into MPAIPLEHGLAVAGILFCLGLVGLMVRRNILFVLMSLEVMMNASALAFIVAGARWAQPDGQIMFILVISLAAAEASIGLAILLQLYRRFHTLDIDAASEMRG; encoded by the coding sequence ATGCCTGCTATCCCTCTCGAACATGGTCTGGCGGTCGCCGGCATCCTGTTCTGTCTCGGTCTGGTCGGCCTGATGGTCCGCCGCAACATTCTGTTCGTGCTGATGAGCCTGGAGGTGATGATGAATGCCTCCGCCCTGGCCTTCATCGTCGCGGGCGCTCGCTGGGCGCAACCGGATGGACAGATCATGTTCATCCTGGTGATCAGCCTGGCAGCCGCCGAGGCCAGTATCGGCCTGGCGATCCTGTTGCAGCTGTATCGCCGCTTCCACACTCTCGATATTGACGCTGCCAGCGAGATGCGCGGATGA
- the nuoM gene encoding NADH-quinone oxidoreductase subunit M, with amino-acid sequence MILPWLILIPFIGGLLCWMAERSSSTLPRWIALLTMSLELALGLWLWATGDYSFAPAPGADPTWALEFKHIWIERFGISVHLALDGLSLLMILLTGLLGILSVLCSWKEIQRHVGFFHLNLMWILGGVVGVFLALDLFMFFFFWEMMLVPMYFLIALWGHSSSDGKKTRIYAATKFFIFTQASGLIMLVAILGLVLVNFNNTGVITFNYADLLKVQMSRTTEYVLMLGFFIAFAVKLPVVPFHSWLPDAHAQAPTAGSVDLAGILLKTAAYGLLRFALPLFPNASAEFAPIAMTLGLIGIFYGAFLAFAQTDIKRLIAFSSVSHMGFVLIGIYSGSQLALQGAVIQMLAHGLSAAALFILSGQLYERLHTRDMREMGGIWSRIAYLPAISLFFAAASLGLPGTGNFVGEFLILIGSFVSAPWITAIATSGLVFGSVYSLIMIHRAYFGPAKSDEVLRGMDGRELIMVLGLAVLLVYLGVYPQPFLDTSAATMHGVQQWLGTAFSQLASAR; translated from the coding sequence ATGATTCTGCCCTGGCTAATCCTGATCCCCTTCATCGGCGGCCTGCTGTGCTGGATGGCGGAGCGTTCCAGCTCTACCCTCCCGCGTTGGATTGCGCTGCTGACCATGTCCCTGGAACTCGCGCTCGGCCTCTGGCTGTGGGCGACCGGCGACTATTCATTTGCACCGGCCCCGGGCGCCGATCCGACCTGGGCGCTTGAGTTCAAGCACATCTGGATCGAGCGCTTCGGCATCAGCGTGCACCTGGCCCTCGACGGCCTGTCGCTGCTGATGATCCTGTTGACCGGCCTGCTGGGTATCCTCTCGGTACTCTGCTCCTGGAAAGAGATCCAGCGTCACGTCGGTTTCTTCCACCTGAACCTGATGTGGATCCTGGGCGGTGTCGTCGGCGTGTTCCTGGCGCTGGACCTGTTCATGTTCTTCTTCTTCTGGGAAATGATGCTGGTGCCGATGTACTTCCTCATCGCGCTCTGGGGTCACAGCTCATCGGACGGCAAGAAGACCCGGATCTACGCGGCGACCAAGTTCTTCATCTTCACCCAGGCTTCCGGCCTGATCATGTTGGTGGCGATCCTTGGCCTGGTCCTGGTGAACTTCAACAACACCGGCGTGATTACCTTCAACTACGCCGACCTGTTGAAAGTGCAGATGTCCCGTACCACCGAGTACGTGCTGATGCTGGGCTTCTTCATCGCCTTCGCGGTGAAGCTGCCGGTGGTGCCGTTCCACTCCTGGCTGCCGGACGCCCACGCCCAGGCGCCGACCGCAGGTTCCGTGGATCTGGCGGGTATCCTGTTGAAGACAGCCGCCTATGGCCTGCTGCGCTTTGCCTTGCCGCTGTTCCCGAACGCCTCGGCCGAGTTCGCGCCGATTGCCATGACCCTGGGCCTGATCGGGATTTTCTATGGTGCGTTCCTGGCGTTCGCCCAGACCGACATCAAGCGCCTGATCGCGTTCTCCAGCGTTTCGCACATGGGCTTCGTGCTGATCGGGATCTACTCCGGCAGCCAACTGGCCCTGCAAGGCGCGGTGATCCAGATGCTGGCCCACGGTCTTTCGGCGGCGGCGCTGTTTATCCTCAGCGGTCAGCTGTACGAGCGCCTGCACACCCGGGACATGCGTGAAATGGGCGGCATCTGGTCGCGCATCGCCTACCTGCCGGCCATCAGCCTGTTCTTCGCGGCCGCTTCCCTGGGCCTGCCGGGTACCGGCAACTTCGTCGGCGAGTTCCTGATCCTGATCGGCTCGTTCGTCAGCGCCCCATGGATCACCGCGATTGCCACGTCCGGCCTGGTGTTCGGTTCGGTCTACTCGCTGATCATGATCCACCGCGCCTACTTCGGTCCGGCCAAGTCGGACGAAGTGCTGCGTGGCATGGACGGTCGCGAACTGATCATGGTGCTTGGCCTTGCGGTGCTGCTGGTGTACCTCGGCGTTTATCCGCAGCCGTTCCTCGACACTTCCGCCGCCACGATGCATGGCGTGCAGCAGTGGCTCGGCACCGCCTTCTCTCAACTCGCTTCGGCCCGGTAA
- a CDS encoding NAD(P)/FAD-dependent oxidoreductase, giving the protein MSVDIDCIVVGAGVVGLAVAREMARAGHEVLVIEAGDAIGMGISSRNSEVIHAGLYYPPGSLKAQLCVEGRRRLYEYCDSHGVETRRLGKLVVAKDQAQLAGLETLLARGRLNGVDDLRLLDRKQAQALEPALSCVGALYSPSTGIVDAHALMLALQGDAEAAGANVVFRTPLLAARVVDEGFSLALGGTAQMTLSCRRLINAAGLQAPALARRVEGLERQWIPDYYLCKGTYFQLAGRAPFRHLVYPAPEAAGLGIHMTLDLAGQARFGPDTEWVEAEDYRVDPARAEAFYRAIRNYWPGLPDQSLQPAYSGIRPKISAPGEPARDFLISSEAEHQVPGLINLFGIESPGLTSCLALAQRVRQLFGNT; this is encoded by the coding sequence TTGAGCGTCGATATTGATTGCATCGTCGTCGGCGCAGGCGTCGTCGGCCTGGCCGTGGCGCGGGAGATGGCGCGTGCCGGGCATGAAGTGCTGGTGATCGAAGCAGGTGATGCCATCGGCATGGGCATCAGTTCGCGCAATTCCGAGGTAATCCATGCCGGGCTATATTACCCGCCGGGCAGCCTCAAGGCGCAGTTGTGCGTCGAAGGTCGGCGACGGCTGTATGAGTATTGCGACAGTCACGGCGTCGAGACTCGCCGGCTCGGTAAATTGGTCGTGGCCAAGGACCAGGCTCAGCTGGCCGGGCTTGAAACACTGCTGGCGCGCGGCCGGCTCAATGGGGTGGACGACCTGCGTCTGCTTGATCGCAAGCAGGCACAGGCTTTGGAGCCGGCGCTGTCCTGCGTCGGCGCGTTGTATTCGCCTTCCACCGGTATCGTCGACGCCCATGCCTTGATGTTGGCGCTGCAAGGCGATGCCGAGGCGGCCGGCGCCAATGTGGTGTTTCGCACGCCCCTGCTGGCGGCTCGTGTTGTCGACGAGGGCTTCAGCCTGGCATTGGGCGGCACGGCGCAGATGACATTGTCCTGCCGCCGGCTGATCAACGCCGCCGGCCTCCAGGCCCCTGCCCTCGCCCGCCGGGTCGAGGGCCTGGAGAGGCAATGGATTCCCGATTATTACCTGTGCAAGGGCACCTATTTTCAACTGGCCGGGCGGGCGCCGTTCCGCCATCTGGTCTATCCCGCGCCGGAAGCCGCCGGCCTGGGTATTCACATGACGCTCGACTTGGCAGGCCAGGCGCGTTTCGGTCCCGACACCGAATGGGTCGAAGCGGAGGATTACCGCGTGGATCCGGCCCGGGCGGAAGCGTTTTACCGGGCCATTCGAAATTACTGGCCGGGCCTGCCGGACCAGAGCCTGCAACCTGCCTACAGCGGCATCCGCCCGAAAATTTCCGCACCGGGCGAACCCGCTCGGGACTTTCTCATCAGCAGTGAAGCCGAGCATCAGGTGCCGGGGCTGATCAACCTGTTCGGTATCGAATCCCCCGGGCTGACATCCTGCCTGGCGCTGGCGCAACGGGTCAGGCAACTGTTCGGCAACACCTGA
- a CDS encoding phospholipase: MNLPEIVVPICLKYTNEAVCSLPWYVQFTEYHPVIASYQALINGEETFTAVHKAIAQAQKSIDIICWGFQPSMYFIRDGKAPSIGELLMAKAREGVEVRILGWEMPFNTAGFAGEANLPGKGSIRLMDRVMQRATEEQYAFDRQWFATCAVADHEAAQRAASGGLPVFVSRGFNLDERGEIAHWVKYASLDSEISTKMRQTLRWTATHHQKSVLVDYELPDCAVGFIMGHNMLDEYWDTDNHSALNRSQDSKPAPNRGPRGDTPRQDISCQLSGPILEHLHHNFAAAWRKETGEDLLASRQSMKVGPQLRTHGMPQMAQILRTQPQAGKRDIERLYMQAVNNATQFIYIENQYFRWPPLAEFIKSVAATQTQGGRDPGLHGALHLFVVTNATDDGIGAGTVNTQRMLESLGRANTIPGVTKLRRVQKMQQKAPPRPRPEPRDREGQRELAQWQAELDRQTQEIMDSTVLPEEIPGLKVHICSLVAPDSPAGKPWMPVYIHSKLMIINDVFTTHGSANINTRSMQVDSELNIAHEWMSVTQALRRRLWDLHTGEKGSQDDPKKAFKAWQEIINKNKDRQADKENGVPEASLVEFYYDKAVLKDLD; this comes from the coding sequence ATGAATTTGCCAGAGATCGTGGTGCCCATTTGCTTAAAGTACACCAACGAAGCCGTCTGCTCCCTGCCGTGGTACGTCCAGTTCACTGAATATCATCCGGTGATCGCCAGCTATCAAGCGCTGATCAATGGCGAGGAAACGTTCACCGCCGTGCACAAGGCCATTGCCCAGGCCCAAAAGAGCATCGACATCATCTGCTGGGGCTTCCAGCCGTCGATGTATTTCATCCGCGACGGCAAGGCGCCGAGCATTGGCGAACTGCTCATGGCCAAGGCGCGGGAAGGCGTCGAGGTGCGGATATTGGGGTGGGAGATGCCGTTCAATACCGCCGGGTTCGCCGGTGAGGCCAATTTGCCCGGCAAAGGCTCGATCCGCCTCATGGACCGGGTGATGCAACGCGCCACCGAAGAGCAGTACGCCTTCGATCGCCAGTGGTTTGCGACCTGTGCAGTCGCCGACCACGAGGCCGCGCAACGTGCCGCCAGCGGAGGACTGCCGGTGTTTGTCAGTCGCGGCTTCAACCTGGATGAACGGGGCGAGATCGCCCACTGGGTGAAATACGCGAGCCTCGACAGCGAAATCAGTACCAAGATGCGCCAAACGCTGAGGTGGACGGCCACCCACCACCAGAAAAGCGTGCTGGTCGACTATGAGTTACCGGACTGCGCGGTCGGTTTCATCATGGGCCACAACATGCTCGACGAGTACTGGGACACGGACAACCATTCGGCACTGAACCGAAGCCAGGACAGCAAACCCGCCCCCAACCGTGGCCCGCGCGGCGATACGCCGCGCCAGGACATTTCCTGCCAGCTCAGTGGGCCGATCCTGGAACACCTGCACCACAACTTCGCCGCTGCCTGGCGCAAGGAAACCGGCGAAGACCTGCTCGCTTCGCGCCAATCCATGAAGGTCGGGCCGCAACTGCGCACCCACGGCATGCCGCAAATGGCGCAGATCCTGCGCACCCAACCCCAGGCGGGCAAACGCGACATCGAGCGGCTCTACATGCAAGCCGTCAACAACGCGACCCAGTTCATCTACATCGAAAACCAGTATTTCCGCTGGCCACCGCTGGCCGAATTCATCAAGTCGGTCGCCGCCACCCAGACCCAGGGCGGGCGCGATCCCGGCCTGCACGGCGCGTTGCACCTGTTCGTGGTCACCAACGCCACCGACGATGGCATCGGCGCCGGCACCGTGAACACCCAGCGCATGCTCGAAAGCCTCGGGCGCGCCAACACCATCCCCGGCGTTACCAAACTGCGGCGCGTTCAAAAAATGCAACAGAAAGCCCCGCCCAGGCCGCGCCCGGAACCGCGCGACCGGGAGGGCCAAAGGGAGCTGGCCCAATGGCAGGCCGAGCTTGACCGGCAGACACAAGAGATCATGGACAGCACCGTCCTGCCCGAGGAAATACCTGGCCTGAAGGTTCACATCTGCTCGCTGGTCGCCCCCGATTCACCGGCGGGCAAACCCTGGATGCCGGTGTACATCCACTCCAAGCTGATGATCATCAACGACGTATTCACCACCCATGGCTCGGCCAACATCAACACTCGGAGCATGCAGGTGGACAGCGAGCTGAACATTGCCCATGAGTGGATGAGCGTGACCCAGGCGTTGCGGCGGCGATTGTGGGATCTGCATACGGGTGAGAAGGGGTCGCAGGATGATCCAAAAAAGGCATTTAAGGCTTGGCAGGAGATTATCAACAAGAACAAAGACCGCCAGGCTGATAAAGAAAATGGGGTGCCCGAGGCTTCACTTGTCGAGTTTTATTACGACAAAGCCGTCCTGAAGGACCTCGACTGA
- the nuoJ gene encoding NADH-quinone oxidoreductase subunit J, whose amino-acid sequence MEFAFYFASGIAVVSTLRVVTNTNPVHALLYLIISLIAVAMTFFALGAPFAGALEVIAYAGAIMVLFVFVVMMLNLGPAAIQQERAWLKPGIWAGPVILSALLLGELLYVLFAHQSGQAIGHTTVDAKAVGISLFGPYLLVVELASMLLLAAVVTAFHLGRNEAKE is encoded by the coding sequence ATGGAATTCGCTTTCTATTTCGCATCGGGTATCGCGGTGGTCTCCACACTTCGTGTGGTCACCAACACCAACCCCGTGCACGCCCTGCTCTACCTGATCATTTCGCTGATCGCCGTGGCCATGACCTTCTTCGCCCTCGGCGCACCGTTCGCCGGTGCCCTGGAAGTGATCGCCTACGCCGGCGCCATCATGGTGCTGTTCGTGTTCGTGGTGATGATGCTCAACCTCGGCCCGGCGGCAATCCAACAGGAACGCGCCTGGCTCAAGCCCGGCATCTGGGCGGGGCCGGTGATTCTCTCCGCCCTGCTGCTGGGTGAACTGCTGTATGTGCTGTTCGCCCACCAGAGCGGCCAGGCCATCGGCCACACCACCGTAGACGCCAAGGCCGTGGGCATCAGCCTGTTCGGCCCGTACCTGCTGGTGGTCGAACTCGCCTCGATGCTGCTGCTTGCCGCAGTCGTCACGGCGTTCCATTTGGGCCGTAACGAGGCGAAGGAGTAA
- the nuoN gene encoding NADH-quinone oxidoreductase subunit NuoN codes for MEFTIQHFIALAPLLITSATIIVVMLAIAWRRNHSQTFLLSVAGLNLALLSILPALKVAPLAVTPLVQIDSFACLYMALILVATLACVTLAHAYLGDGGSGYPGNREELYLLILMAAAGGLVLVSAQHLASLFIGLELLSVPVYGLVAYAFFNKRSLEAGIKYMVLSAAGSAFLLFGMALLYAEAGTLSFVGIGQALAATGLPSPIAQLGLGMMLIGLAFKLSLVPFHLWTPDVYEGAPAPVAAFLATASKVAVFAVMVRLFQISPVASSGVLSNVLTIIAIASILFGNLLALTQSNLKRLLGYSSIAHFGYLLIALIASKGLAVEAIGVYLVTYVITSLGAFGVITLMSSPYNGRDADALYEYRGLFWRRPYLTAVLTVMMLSLAGIPLTAGFIGKFYIIATGVEAHQWWLVGSLVLGSAIGVFYYLRVMVTLYLMEPNLRRHDAELHWEQKAGGVMLLAIAVLAFFLGVYPQPLLTLVQQAGLTG; via the coding sequence ATGGAATTCACGATTCAACACTTTATCGCGCTTGCGCCGCTGTTGATCACCAGCGCCACGATCATCGTGGTGATGCTGGCGATCGCCTGGCGGCGCAATCACTCGCAGACCTTCCTGCTGTCAGTGGCGGGGCTGAACCTGGCCTTGCTGTCGATCTTGCCGGCCCTGAAAGTCGCACCGCTGGCGGTCACGCCGCTGGTGCAGATCGACAGCTTCGCCTGCCTCTACATGGCGTTGATCCTGGTCGCCACCCTCGCCTGCGTCACCCTCGCCCACGCCTACCTGGGTGATGGCGGTTCGGGCTACCCGGGCAACCGCGAAGAACTGTACCTGCTGATCCTGATGGCTGCCGCCGGTGGCCTGGTCCTGGTCAGTGCGCAGCACCTGGCCAGCTTGTTCATCGGCCTGGAACTGCTCTCGGTACCGGTCTACGGCCTGGTCGCCTACGCCTTCTTCAACAAGCGCTCCCTGGAAGCCGGCATCAAGTACATGGTGCTGTCGGCGGCCGGCTCCGCGTTCCTGTTGTTCGGCATGGCCCTGCTTTACGCCGAAGCCGGAACCCTGAGCTTCGTCGGCATCGGCCAGGCCCTGGCGGCCACCGGCCTGCCTAGCCCGATCGCGCAACTGGGCCTGGGCATGATGCTGATCGGCCTGGCGTTCAAGCTGTCGCTGGTACCGTTCCACCTCTGGACCCCGGACGTCTACGAAGGCGCCCCGGCACCCGTGGCGGCGTTCCTCGCCACCGCATCGAAAGTGGCGGTGTTCGCTGTGATGGTGCGGCTGTTCCAGATCTCGCCAGTGGCCAGCAGCGGCGTACTGAGCAACGTGCTGACCATCATCGCCATCGCGTCGATCCTGTTCGGTAACCTGCTGGCGCTGACCCAGAGCAACCTCAAGCGTCTGCTGGGTTACTCGTCCATCGCCCACTTCGGCTACCTGTTGATCGCCCTGATCGCCAGCAAGGGCCTGGCCGTGGAAGCCATCGGCGTATACCTGGTCACCTACGTGATCACCAGCCTCGGCGCCTTCGGCGTGATCACCCTGATGTCCTCGCCGTACAACGGCCGCGACGCCGACGCCCTGTACGAATACCGCGGCCTGTTCTGGCGCCGTCCGTACCTGACCGCCGTGCTGACCGTGATGATGCTGTCCCTGGCCGGCATCCCGCTGACCGCCGGTTTCATCGGCAAGTTCTACATCATCGCCACCGGCGTCGAGGCCCACCAATGGTGGCTCGTCGGCTCCCTGGTACTGGGCAGTGCCATCGGCGTGTTCTACTACCTGCGCGTCATGGTCACCCTGTACCTGATGGAACCGAACCTGCGTCGTCACGACGCCGAGTTGCACTGGGAACAGAAGGCAGGCGGCGTGATGCTGCTGGCCATCGCCGTGTTGGCATTCTTCCTCGGTGTGTACCCGCAGCCGTTGCTGACCTTGGTTCAGCAGGCTGGGTTGACCGGCTGA
- a CDS encoding sel1 repeat family protein, producing the protein MHRILLLSCLLLAACGNSGTFNFPKKDPSVKPLTEIKAKLAFTCKHETIPAPSAESDALFQYARWLQKNNQLKQDKTVDLEIERLYRIAAENGHYKANINLQNGAMRGRFELRGAQHLRMSQQLIDAGVATGYYFVGIFLQQGSAGLHKDNDMSLRYFRKAADEGNAQAQYLVGDKLAPSDIAPDVARQMRRCAAEQGHGKAAVALGINLQGKGQYQEAIEAFQLGVAAGDESSAGWLEEAFRAHPITDKLYYLGQQEDLERAERYEKIWSLLANYSYANPTVPEINEILPLPPAELPEWDGKLQWLEARLANVPPQKPSEALIRELAEAKGLEPATGRPTPRSPAFITIPQPAPTCHSGQACPHTGYWIAGAYDVIRRFEQGEILPMLNVRKWESRFLLPDRVTVGPEKVEWMFHG; encoded by the coding sequence ATGCATCGAATCCTCCTGCTGTCTTGCCTGCTGCTGGCCGCTTGCGGCAACAGTGGCACTTTTAATTTCCCGAAGAAGGACCCTTCCGTGAAACCTCTAACCGAGATCAAGGCCAAGCTGGCCTTCACCTGCAAACACGAAACGATCCCGGCACCGTCCGCCGAGAGTGATGCGCTGTTTCAGTACGCGCGTTGGTTGCAAAAGAACAACCAGCTCAAGCAGGACAAAACCGTTGACCTAGAGATTGAGCGGCTGTATCGCATCGCCGCCGAGAACGGACATTACAAGGCCAATATCAATCTGCAGAACGGTGCCATGCGCGGTCGTTTCGAGCTCAGGGGCGCCCAGCATTTGCGTATGAGCCAACAATTAATCGATGCAGGCGTGGCGACGGGTTACTACTTCGTCGGAATCTTCCTGCAACAAGGCTCGGCGGGCCTGCATAAAGACAATGACATGTCCTTACGTTACTTCCGCAAAGCAGCCGATGAGGGCAACGCCCAGGCTCAGTATCTTGTTGGCGACAAGTTGGCACCCAGCGACATTGCGCCGGACGTTGCCCGGCAGATGCGCCGTTGCGCGGCCGAACAGGGTCATGGCAAGGCCGCCGTCGCTCTTGGTATCAATCTTCAAGGAAAGGGACAGTACCAAGAAGCGATTGAGGCATTCCAATTAGGGGTGGCTGCGGGAGATGAATCCTCGGCCGGTTGGTTGGAAGAAGCATTTAGGGCCCATCCCATTACCGATAAGCTGTACTACCTCGGCCAACAAGAAGACCTCGAACGTGCAGAGCGCTATGAAAAAATCTGGAGCCTGCTAGCGAACTACTCCTACGCCAACCCCACCGTTCCCGAAATCAACGAAATTCTCCCCTTGCCACCCGCCGAACTGCCCGAGTGGGACGGCAAACTCCAATGGCTCGAAGCCCGCCTGGCCAATGTCCCGCCGCAGAAACCCAGCGAGGCACTGATCCGCGAGCTGGCCGAGGCCAAAGGTCTCGAACCCGCCACCGGCAGGCCCACGCCCCGCTCACCTGCGTTCATCACGATCCCCCAACCCGCACCGACCTGCCACAGCGGCCAGGCCTGCCCGCATACCGGCTACTGGATCGCCGGCGCGTACGACGTCATCCGCCGCTTCGAACAGGGCGAGATACTGCCAATGCTAAACGTACGCAAGTGGGAGAGCCGTTTCCTGCTCCCGGATCGGGTGACGGTTGGCCCGGAAAAGGTTGAGTGGATGTTCCATGGATGA